In a genomic window of Curtobacterium flaccumfaciens pv. betae:
- a CDS encoding HRDC domain-containing protein: MTDPAPQDAAGSTGPAAPAATAAGSTAPAAAAGSAAPAAASPAFEASHDAVKVIDTREDYLEAVAAIAAGHGPVAVDAERASGYRYSQRAYLIQVFRRGAGAFLFDPIPIGDFSELQAAIVDEEWLFHAASQDLPCLQEVGLVPTRIFDTELGARIAGFPRVGLGAVVEQLLGITLAKAHSAADWSTRPLPQSWLVYASLDVELLPDLRDALAEKLDEAGKTRIAQEEFDAVLHRAPKPARAEPWRRLSGMHALRGARALAIARSLWLARDEYARQADIAPGRTIPDSAIIAAAAAAPESRAELGALKTFTGRASRSALDRWWAAVEEGRTTEDLPRLRGAGEATLPPPRAWADRNPAADRRYKAARAAVTKRAEELDIPLENLLTPETLRLVSWAPPSPVSTELVGAALAEHDARPWQVEELASIIASAFVAAAQRPAATDDDES, from the coding sequence GTGACCGACCCCGCTCCCCAGGACGCCGCTGGATCGACCGGCCCGGCTGCGCCCGCAGCCACGGCTGCCGGTTCGACTGCTCCGGCTGCCGCTGCTGGCTCGGCCGCTCCGGCCGCCGCCAGCCCCGCCTTCGAGGCATCGCACGACGCCGTCAAGGTGATCGACACGCGCGAGGACTACCTCGAGGCGGTCGCCGCCATCGCCGCCGGCCACGGCCCCGTCGCGGTCGACGCCGAGCGCGCCAGCGGCTACCGCTACTCGCAGCGCGCGTACCTGATCCAGGTGTTCCGCCGTGGTGCCGGTGCGTTCCTGTTCGACCCGATCCCGATCGGCGACTTCTCGGAGCTGCAGGCCGCCATCGTCGACGAGGAGTGGCTGTTCCACGCCGCCTCGCAGGACCTGCCGTGCCTGCAGGAGGTCGGCCTCGTCCCGACGCGCATCTTCGACACTGAACTCGGCGCCCGCATCGCCGGGTTCCCCCGTGTCGGCCTCGGCGCCGTCGTCGAGCAGCTGCTCGGCATCACCCTGGCGAAGGCGCACTCGGCCGCCGACTGGTCGACCCGTCCCCTGCCGCAGTCGTGGCTCGTCTACGCGTCGCTCGACGTCGAGCTGCTGCCCGACCTCCGCGACGCCCTCGCCGAGAAGCTCGACGAGGCCGGCAAGACCCGGATCGCCCAGGAGGAGTTCGACGCTGTCCTGCACCGCGCGCCGAAGCCCGCCCGTGCCGAGCCCTGGCGTCGGCTGTCCGGCATGCACGCGCTCCGTGGTGCTCGAGCACTGGCGATCGCCCGGTCGCTCTGGCTCGCCCGTGACGAGTACGCCCGACAGGCGGACATCGCCCCCGGACGCACGATCCCCGACTCGGCGATCATCGCCGCCGCGGCCGCCGCACCCGAGTCCCGCGCCGAACTCGGTGCGCTGAAGACCTTCACGGGCCGCGCCAGCCGTTCCGCGCTCGACCGCTGGTGGGCCGCCGTCGAGGAAGGCCGCACCACCGAGGACCTCCCCCGTCTCCGCGGTGCCGGCGAGGCCACCCTGCCCCCGCCCCGCGCCTGGGCGGACCGCAACCCGGCCGCCGACCGCCGGTACAAGGCCGCGCGCGCCGCGGTCACGAAGCGTGCCGAGGAGCTCGACATCCCGCTCGAGAACCTGCTCACGCCGGAGACGCTCCGGCTCGTGTCGTGGGCCCCGCCGTCGCCTGTGTCGACCGAGCTGGTCGGCGCCGCCCTCGCCGAGCACGACGCCCGCCCGTGGCAGGTCGAGGAACTCGCGTCGATCATCGCGTCGGCCTTTGTGGCTGCTGCACAGCGGCCCGCGGCGACGGACGACGACGAGTCGTAG
- a CDS encoding 3-hydroxyacyl-CoA dehydrogenase NAD-binding domain-containing protein → MTIVDNDRLAELSEDEVVTHSFVKHVTMPSGGTLALITLDNGKDYKRPNTLGPRTLRELAGVLDTLKTEAAAGTIQGVAITGKEYCFAAGADLSQAAAVPSREAAHDLAALGHATLKKFADLGVPSFAFVNTLALGGGLEIALHCTYRAFSSAAQGIGLPEVFLGIIPGWGGATLLPRLIGPERALRVIVENPLKNNRLMDGPAAVEIGIGDVLVPSVTFLPSAVAWADGVITGTTKVVRKNAPGMLEKAAWGTVVKVARGQVASKIGTVPKSPFRALDLVAAAKSGSLDERFADEDEALADLISGDQFAASMYAFDLVQKRAKKPVGAPEGVDAKKITKVGVLGAGLMASQFALLFARRLGVPVVITDVDQSRVDAGVERIRGEVAKLLDKGRISPDDANRITALVSGSVSYDAFADADWVIEAVFEEMTVKQEVLRKIEQVIAPDAILATNTSSLSVDEMASVLTNPERLVGFHFFNPVAVMPLLEVVRAAKTSDEALVTALAVAKTLKKTAIITADQPGFVVNRVLARVLGEAMRGVEEGTSFDTVAQGAAPLGLPMSPFELLELVGLPVGAHVLDSHHAAWPERFYPGDGLKKIAEHGTILTRDKKGNATGYDPAAVKLVAPSKKDAKPVDAAEMQRRFEDALADELHRMLEDRVVEHVEEIDLGLILGAGYPFQAGGISPYLDRSGASERVFGGTFHEPRIVGPASR, encoded by the coding sequence ATGACCATCGTCGACAACGACCGACTGGCCGAACTCAGCGAGGACGAGGTCGTCACGCACTCGTTCGTCAAGCACGTCACGATGCCCTCGGGTGGCACGCTGGCGCTCATCACGCTCGACAACGGCAAGGACTACAAGCGGCCGAACACCCTCGGGCCCCGCACGCTCCGTGAGCTCGCCGGCGTGCTCGACACCCTGAAGACCGAGGCCGCCGCCGGCACGATCCAGGGCGTCGCCATCACCGGCAAGGAGTACTGCTTCGCCGCCGGGGCCGACCTGTCCCAGGCAGCCGCGGTCCCGTCGCGCGAGGCCGCCCACGACCTGGCCGCCCTCGGGCACGCCACGCTCAAGAAGTTCGCCGACCTCGGGGTGCCGTCGTTCGCGTTCGTGAACACCCTGGCGCTCGGCGGTGGGCTCGAGATCGCCCTGCACTGCACCTACCGGGCGTTCTCGTCCGCGGCGCAGGGCATCGGGCTTCCCGAGGTGTTCCTCGGCATCATCCCCGGCTGGGGCGGCGCGACGCTGCTCCCCCGCCTGATCGGCCCGGAGCGCGCGCTCCGCGTCATCGTCGAGAACCCGCTCAAGAACAACCGCCTGATGGACGGCCCGGCCGCGGTCGAGATCGGCATCGGTGACGTGCTCGTCCCGTCCGTCACGTTCCTGCCCTCCGCCGTGGCGTGGGCGGACGGCGTCATCACCGGAACGACCAAGGTGGTGCGGAAGAACGCGCCGGGCATGCTCGAGAAGGCCGCATGGGGCACCGTCGTCAAGGTCGCTCGCGGACAGGTCGCGTCGAAGATCGGCACCGTGCCGAAGTCGCCGTTCCGGGCGCTCGACCTCGTCGCCGCCGCCAAGTCGGGTTCGCTCGACGAACGCTTCGCCGACGAGGACGAGGCCCTCGCCGACCTCATCTCGGGCGACCAGTTCGCCGCGTCGATGTACGCCTTCGACCTCGTGCAGAAGCGTGCGAAGAAGCCCGTCGGCGCTCCCGAGGGCGTCGACGCGAAGAAGATCACGAAGGTCGGCGTCCTCGGCGCCGGGCTGATGGCGTCGCAGTTCGCGCTGCTGTTCGCCCGACGCCTGGGCGTCCCCGTCGTCATCACCGACGTCGACCAGTCCCGTGTGGACGCCGGCGTCGAGCGGATCCGCGGCGAGGTCGCAAAGCTGCTCGACAAGGGCCGGATCTCCCCCGACGACGCGAACCGCATCACCGCACTCGTCAGCGGGTCGGTGTCCTACGACGCCTTCGCCGATGCCGACTGGGTGATCGAGGCCGTCTTCGAGGAGATGACCGTCAAGCAGGAGGTCCTCCGGAAGATCGAGCAGGTCATCGCACCGGACGCCATCCTCGCCACGAACACGTCGTCGCTCTCCGTCGACGAGATGGCGTCGGTGCTCACCAACCCGGAGCGACTCGTCGGCTTCCACTTCTTCAACCCGGTCGCGGTCATGCCGCTGCTCGAGGTGGTGCGCGCGGCGAAGACCTCGGACGAGGCCCTCGTCACCGCACTCGCCGTCGCGAAGACCCTGAAGAAGACCGCGATCATCACCGCGGACCAGCCGGGCTTCGTCGTCAACCGGGTGCTCGCCCGGGTGCTCGGCGAGGCGATGCGCGGCGTGGAAGAGGGCACCTCGTTCGACACCGTCGCCCAGGGTGCCGCACCACTCGGCCTGCCGATGTCACCGTTCGAGCTGCTCGAGCTCGTCGGGCTGCCGGTCGGCGCGCACGTGCTCGACTCGCACCACGCGGCCTGGCCCGAGCGCTTCTACCCCGGTGACGGCCTGAAGAAGATCGCCGAGCACGGGACGATCCTGACCCGCGACAAGAAGGGCAACGCGACCGGGTACGACCCCGCCGCCGTGAAGCTCGTCGCGCCGTCCAAGAAGGACGCGAAGCCCGTCGACGCCGCCGAGATGCAGCGCCGGTTCGAGGACGCCCTGGCCGACGAGCTGCACCGCATGCTCGAGGACCGGGTCGTCGAGCACGTCGAGGAGATCGACCTCGGGCTCATCCTCGGTGCGGGTTACCCGTTCCAGGCCGGTGGGATCAGCCCGTACCTCGACCGTTCCGGCGCGTCCGAGCGAGTGTTCGGCGGCACGTTCCACGAGCCGCGGATCGTCGGCCCCGCTTCCCGCTAG
- a CDS encoding DUF3000 domain-containing protein → MSETREPDAFARLRAFVSGGSGRTETTVTEIPSPTRIAPFSIALAADVSGTAHGVESDLGTGRFIALYDPEEPEGWGGAFRVVSFAQAPLEPEIGVDEFVADVTWSWLVDALESHGATYDHASGTATKIISRGYGDLAAQGDGAQLELRASWTPRGDDLTAHVRAWQDIVAMLAGLPPASDGVTLLAPRRLAK, encoded by the coding sequence GTGTCCGAAACCCGAGAGCCCGACGCCTTCGCGCGGCTCCGCGCGTTCGTGTCCGGCGGCAGCGGCCGTACCGAGACCACCGTCACCGAGATCCCCTCGCCGACCCGGATCGCACCGTTCTCGATCGCCCTGGCGGCGGACGTGTCCGGCACCGCGCACGGGGTGGAGTCGGACCTGGGCACCGGACGGTTCATCGCCCTGTACGACCCGGAAGAACCCGAGGGCTGGGGCGGCGCGTTCCGTGTCGTCTCGTTCGCGCAGGCGCCGCTCGAGCCGGAGATCGGCGTCGACGAGTTCGTCGCCGACGTCACCTGGAGCTGGCTCGTCGACGCGCTCGAGTCGCACGGTGCGACGTACGACCACGCCTCTGGCACGGCCACCAAGATCATCTCGCGCGGGTACGGCGACCTCGCCGCACAGGGCGACGGCGCTCAGCTGGAACTCCGCGCGTCGTGGACACCACGCGGCGACGACCTTACCGCACACGTCCGGGCCTGGCAGGACATCGTCGCCATGCTCGCCGGTCTGCCGCCGGCATCGGACGGCGTGACCCTGCTGGCCCCGAGGAGGCTCGCCAAGTGA
- the acnA gene encoding aconitate hydratase AcnA encodes MAAVNSFGSKDTLSVGGVDYAIHRIDSVPGHEKLPYSLKVLLENLLRTEDGKNVTEGQIRALGSWRPDAEPDTEIQFSPARVVMQDFTGVPCIVDLATMREAMADIGGDPNKINPLSPAEMVIDHSVIADLFGSTDALQRNTDLEYERNGERYQFLRWGQTAFEDFKVVPPGTGIVHQVNIEYLAKVTYTRDFDGETYAYPDTLVGTDSHTTMVNGLGVLGWGVGGIEAEAAMLGQPVSMLIPKVVGFKLSGEIPAGVTATDVVLTITQELRKHGVVGKFVEFYGEGVGAVPLANRATIGNMSPEFGSTAAIFPVDDVTLDYLRLTGRDEAQIALVEAYSKAQGLWHDASVEPNYSEYMELDLSTVVPSISGPKRPQDRIELTNAKSQFELDLNNYTTPSEQTDLDDAVEETFPASDPIAAGSTNEDTALHEHVHVSSAPSTASAPTKVAMDGADPFTIDHGAVAIAAITSCTNTSNPSVMMAAGILARNAAKKGLTAKPWVKTTLAPGSKVVTDYYEKAGLTTYLEQLGFYTVGYGCTTCIGNSGPLPEEISQAVQDNDLAVTAVLSGNRNFEGRINPDVKMNYLASPPLVIAYALAGSMHFDFDKDALGTDQDGNDVYLTDIWPDAAEVQQVIDESIDTEMFTHEYGSVFEGDDRWKNLPTPTGDTFEWDQESTYVRKPPYFEGMTMQPDAVSDISGARVLAKLGDSVTTDHISPAGSIKADSPAGQYLAEHGVDRKDFNSYGSRRGNHEVMIRGTFANIRLRNQLLDGVEGGYTRDFTTPDGAQSFIYDASQHYQEQGIPLVIFGGKEYGSGSSRDWAAKGTNLLGVRAVITESFERIHRSNLIGMGVVPLQFPAGETVESLGLDGTEVVSISGLTELNEGRTPKTVHVTATPSEHSPAGKQPIEFDAVVRIDTPGEADYYRNGGILQYVLRSLV; translated from the coding sequence GTGGCTGCAGTCAATAGCTTCGGCTCGAAGGACACACTGTCGGTTGGGGGTGTCGACTACGCGATCCACCGGATCGACTCGGTTCCCGGGCACGAGAAGTTGCCCTACAGCCTGAAGGTGCTGCTCGAGAACCTCCTCCGCACCGAGGACGGCAAGAACGTCACCGAAGGACAGATCCGGGCGCTCGGCTCCTGGCGGCCCGACGCGGAGCCCGACACCGAGATCCAGTTCTCGCCGGCGCGCGTCGTCATGCAGGACTTCACCGGTGTGCCGTGCATCGTCGACCTCGCCACCATGCGCGAGGCCATGGCGGACATCGGCGGCGACCCGAACAAGATCAACCCGCTGTCCCCGGCCGAGATGGTCATCGACCACTCCGTCATCGCCGACCTGTTCGGCAGCACGGACGCCCTGCAGCGCAACACGGACCTGGAGTACGAGCGGAACGGTGAGCGCTACCAGTTCCTCCGCTGGGGCCAGACCGCGTTCGAGGACTTCAAGGTCGTCCCGCCGGGCACCGGCATCGTCCACCAGGTGAACATCGAGTACCTGGCGAAGGTCACCTACACGCGTGACTTCGACGGCGAGACCTACGCGTACCCGGACACCCTGGTCGGCACCGACTCGCACACCACGATGGTGAACGGCCTCGGCGTGCTCGGCTGGGGCGTCGGCGGCATCGAGGCCGAGGCCGCGATGCTCGGCCAGCCCGTGTCGATGCTCATCCCGAAGGTCGTCGGCTTCAAGCTCTCCGGTGAGATCCCGGCCGGCGTGACCGCGACCGACGTGGTGCTCACCATCACGCAGGAGCTCCGCAAGCACGGCGTCGTCGGCAAGTTCGTCGAGTTCTACGGCGAGGGCGTCGGCGCCGTCCCGCTCGCCAACCGCGCCACCATCGGCAACATGTCGCCCGAGTTCGGTTCGACGGCGGCGATCTTCCCGGTCGACGACGTCACGCTGGACTACCTGCGGCTGACCGGTCGCGACGAGGCGCAGATCGCGCTGGTCGAGGCGTACTCCAAGGCCCAGGGCCTGTGGCACGACGCCTCGGTGGAGCCGAACTACTCCGAGTACATGGAGCTCGACCTCTCCACGGTCGTGCCGTCCATCTCGGGCCCGAAGCGTCCGCAGGACCGCATCGAGCTCACGAACGCGAAGAGCCAGTTCGAGCTCGACCTGAACAACTACACGACGCCGTCCGAGCAGACCGACCTCGACGACGCGGTCGAGGAGACGTTCCCGGCCTCCGACCCGATCGCCGCCGGTTCGACCAACGAGGACACGGCGCTGCACGAGCACGTGCACGTGTCGAGCGCACCGTCGACCGCCTCGGCGCCGACGAAGGTCGCGATGGACGGGGCCGATCCGTTCACGATCGACCACGGTGCTGTCGCGATCGCCGCGATCACCTCGTGCACGAACACGTCGAACCCGTCGGTCATGATGGCCGCCGGCATCCTCGCCCGGAACGCCGCGAAGAAGGGCCTCACCGCGAAGCCCTGGGTGAAGACCACCCTCGCACCCGGGTCGAAGGTCGTCACCGACTACTACGAGAAGGCCGGTCTCACCACCTACCTCGAGCAGCTCGGCTTCTACACGGTCGGCTACGGCTGCACTACGTGCATCGGCAACTCGGGTCCGCTGCCCGAGGAGATCTCGCAGGCCGTGCAGGACAACGACCTCGCCGTCACCGCGGTGCTCTCGGGCAACCGCAACTTCGAGGGCCGGATCAACCCCGACGTCAAGATGAACTACCTGGCGTCCCCGCCGCTGGTCATCGCCTACGCCCTCGCCGGGTCGATGCACTTCGACTTCGACAAGGACGCCCTCGGCACCGACCAGGACGGCAACGACGTCTACCTGACCGACATCTGGCCCGACGCGGCCGAGGTGCAGCAGGTCATCGACGAGTCGATCGACACCGAGATGTTCACCCACGAGTACGGCTCCGTGTTCGAGGGCGACGACCGCTGGAAGAACCTGCCGACCCCGACCGGCGACACCTTCGAGTGGGACCAGGAGTCGACCTACGTCCGGAAGCCCCCGTACTTCGAGGGCATGACGATGCAGCCCGACGCGGTGTCGGACATCTCCGGCGCCCGGGTGCTCGCGAAGCTCGGCGACTCGGTCACGACCGACCACATCTCGCCGGCCGGTTCGATCAAGGCCGACAGCCCCGCCGGCCAGTACCTCGCCGAGCACGGCGTCGACCGCAAGGACTTCAACTCCTACGGCTCGCGTCGCGGCAACCACGAGGTCATGATCCGCGGCACGTTCGCGAACATCCGTCTGCGCAACCAGCTGCTCGACGGCGTGGAGGGCGGCTACACCCGTGACTTCACGACGCCGGACGGTGCGCAGTCGTTCATCTACGACGCCTCGCAGCACTACCAGGAGCAGGGCATCCCGCTCGTCATCTTCGGTGGCAAGGAGTACGGCTCCGGCTCGTCCCGTGACTGGGCGGCCAAGGGCACGAACCTGCTCGGTGTCCGTGCGGTCATCACCGAGAGCTTCGAGCGGATCCACCGCTCGAACCTCATCGGCATGGGCGTCGTCCCGCTGCAGTTCCCGGCGGGCGAGACGGTCGAGTCCCTCGGGCTCGACGGCACCGAGGTCGTGTCGATCTCCGGGCTGACCGAGCTGAACGAGGGCCGCACCCCGAAGACGGTGCACGTCACCGCGACGCCGAGCGAGCACTCGCCGGCCGGCAAGCAGCCGATCGAGTTCGACGCGGTCGTCCGCATCGACACCCCCGGCGAGGCCGACTACTACCGCAACGGCGGCATCCTGCAGTACGTGCTCCGCTCGCTCGTCTGA
- the dxs gene encoding 1-deoxy-D-xylulose-5-phosphate synthase, whose translation MSLLASITSPRDLKRLSDAQMTDLAAEIRRFLVAEVAKTGGHLGPNLGVVELTLAMHRVFDSPNDPFVFDTGHQSYVHKLVTGRQDFSKLRERGGIAGYPQRSESEHDIVESSHASSSLSWADGISRAFGQTGQTDRTVVAVVGDGALTGGMTWEALNNISDDNDRRLVIVVNDNGRSYAPTIGGMARFLSSVRTRREYRALYEGTQAVAARFGAPGRAVYRGMRGGLHGFLSRLTNNEALYSNLDIKYIGPVNGHDQQAMEAALRQAKEYGAPVIVHAITEKGHGFEPALRDQADQFHAVGHIDPETGESLDAASGPSWTSVFASSLADAGASDPRIVAITAAMLRPTGLHLFQEQHPDRVYDVGIAEQHAVTTAAGLAYGGLHPVVALYATFLNRAFDQVLMDVALHRAGVTFVLDRAGITGPDGPSHHGMWDLALLQVVPGIRIAAPRDAPTLREEFREAIAVDDAPTVLRWSKGQVGPDIPAIRRLADGVDVLHAAADDVEDVLFVAVGSMVPVALEAAALLEAQGIGVTVVDPRWVVPIPTSLIELSRTHRLVITIEDGVRVGGVGTRLRQDLRAAGVDTGVNELGLPDAFIDHATRSQILADAGLTAQAIARDVIDQVVGTKLPQAKPARSRESAASDR comes from the coding sequence GTGAGCCTGCTCGCCAGCATCACGTCACCGCGCGACCTGAAGCGTCTCTCCGACGCGCAGATGACCGACCTCGCCGCCGAGATCCGGCGCTTCCTGGTCGCCGAGGTCGCGAAGACCGGTGGGCACCTCGGGCCGAACCTGGGCGTCGTGGAGCTGACGCTCGCGATGCACCGCGTGTTCGACTCGCCGAACGACCCGTTCGTCTTCGACACCGGGCACCAGTCGTACGTGCACAAGCTCGTCACCGGGCGCCAGGACTTCTCGAAGCTGCGCGAACGCGGCGGCATCGCCGGCTACCCGCAGCGGAGCGAGTCCGAGCACGACATCGTCGAGTCCTCGCACGCGTCGTCGTCGCTGTCGTGGGCCGACGGCATCTCCCGCGCGTTCGGGCAGACCGGGCAGACCGACCGCACCGTCGTCGCGGTCGTGGGGGACGGTGCGCTCACCGGCGGCATGACGTGGGAGGCGCTCAACAACATCTCCGACGACAACGATCGGCGCCTGGTCATCGTCGTCAACGACAACGGCCGCTCGTACGCCCCGACGATCGGTGGCATGGCGCGGTTCCTGAGCTCCGTGCGCACCCGCCGCGAGTACCGGGCCCTGTACGAGGGCACGCAGGCTGTGGCGGCCCGGTTCGGCGCTCCGGGTCGCGCGGTGTACCGAGGCATGCGCGGGGGCCTGCACGGCTTCCTGTCGCGGCTGACGAACAACGAAGCGCTGTACTCGAACCTCGACATCAAGTACATCGGCCCGGTGAACGGCCACGACCAGCAGGCGATGGAGGCAGCGCTCCGGCAGGCCAAGGAGTACGGCGCTCCCGTGATCGTGCACGCGATCACGGAGAAGGGCCACGGCTTCGAGCCCGCCCTGCGCGACCAGGCCGACCAGTTCCACGCCGTCGGGCACATCGACCCGGAGACCGGGGAGTCGCTCGACGCCGCATCGGGGCCGTCGTGGACGTCGGTGTTCGCGTCTTCCCTGGCCGATGCCGGCGCCTCCGATCCTCGGATCGTCGCCATCACGGCGGCGATGCTCCGGCCGACGGGGCTCCACCTGTTCCAGGAGCAGCACCCCGACCGGGTCTACGACGTCGGCATCGCCGAGCAGCACGCCGTGACGACCGCCGCGGGCCTCGCCTACGGCGGTCTCCACCCGGTCGTGGCGCTCTACGCGACCTTCCTGAACCGTGCGTTCGACCAGGTGCTGATGGACGTCGCCCTGCACCGGGCCGGCGTGACGTTCGTGCTCGACCGTGCCGGCATCACCGGCCCGGACGGCCCCTCGCACCACGGCATGTGGGACCTCGCGCTGCTGCAGGTCGTGCCGGGGATCCGGATCGCCGCGCCCCGCGATGCCCCGACGCTGCGCGAGGAGTTCCGCGAGGCGATCGCCGTCGACGACGCCCCCACCGTGCTGCGGTGGTCGAAGGGGCAGGTCGGACCGGACATCCCCGCGATCCGTCGTCTCGCCGATGGTGTGGACGTCCTGCACGCCGCCGCGGACGACGTCGAGGACGTGCTCTTCGTCGCCGTCGGGTCGATGGTGCCGGTGGCACTCGAGGCCGCGGCGCTGCTCGAGGCGCAGGGTATCGGCGTCACCGTCGTGGACCCGCGCTGGGTGGTGCCGATCCCGACGTCGCTGATCGAGCTGTCGCGGACGCACCGACTCGTGATCACCATCGAGGACGGCGTGCGGGTCGGCGGCGTCGGGACCCGGCTGCGGCAGGACCTGCGCGCTGCCGGGGTCGACACCGGGGTGAACGAGCTCGGGCTGCCCGACGCGTTCATCGACCACGCGACCCGGTCGCAGATCCTCGCCGACGCGGGGCTGACGGCGCAGGCCATCGCCCGTGACGTCATCGACCAGGTCGTCGGGACGAAGCTGCCGCAGGCGAAGCCCGCGCGGTCCCGCGAGTCCGCGGCGTCCGACCGCTGA
- a CDS encoding thiolase family protein, whose amino-acid sequence MPKASDVVFVDGVRTPFGRAGEKGVFWKTRSDDLAVHAMRGLLDRNAFDTAAVDDVAVAATTQQGDQGLTLGRTVGMLAGLPKSVPGYAIDRMCAGAMTSVTTLAGAIAFGAADIAIAGGVEHMGRHPMGFNADPNPRFVAERMVSSDALVMGATAERLHDRFPAITKDRTDAYAVQSQQRYAAAWANGKLQPDVIPVEVNKGDGWDVVSTDEPPRPGTTLEALAALKTPFRPHGRVTAGNAAGLNDGATMSLLASEDGAKQHGLSTKMRMVSFAFAGVEPEVMGVGPVPATDKALAKAGLSIDDIGLFEINEAFAVQVLAFLDNYGIAQDSPNVNAWGGAIAVGHPLASSGVRLMNQLAAQFAERPDVKYGITTMCIGLGQGGTVIWENPNHSKSAERSARKGA is encoded by the coding sequence TTGCCAAAGGCATCAGACGTCGTGTTCGTGGACGGCGTTCGCACACCGTTCGGACGAGCCGGCGAGAAGGGGGTGTTCTGGAAGACCCGGTCCGACGACCTCGCGGTGCACGCGATGCGCGGACTGCTCGACCGGAACGCCTTCGACACCGCAGCCGTGGACGACGTCGCCGTCGCGGCGACCACGCAGCAGGGTGACCAGGGGCTGACGCTCGGCCGAACGGTCGGCATGCTCGCGGGTCTGCCGAAGTCGGTGCCCGGCTACGCGATCGACCGCATGTGCGCCGGCGCCATGACGAGCGTCACGACGCTCGCGGGTGCCATCGCCTTCGGCGCCGCCGACATCGCGATCGCCGGTGGTGTCGAGCACATGGGCCGGCACCCGATGGGCTTCAACGCCGACCCGAACCCCCGCTTCGTCGCGGAGCGCATGGTCTCGAGCGACGCCCTCGTCATGGGCGCCACCGCCGAGCGCCTGCACGACCGCTTCCCCGCGATCACGAAGGACCGCACGGACGCCTACGCCGTCCAGTCCCAGCAGCGCTACGCCGCCGCCTGGGCGAACGGCAAGCTCCAGCCGGACGTGATCCCGGTCGAGGTCAACAAGGGCGACGGCTGGGACGTCGTCAGCACCGACGAGCCGCCGCGGCCGGGGACGACCCTGGAGGCGCTGGCCGCGTTGAAGACGCCGTTCCGGCCCCACGGACGGGTCACCGCCGGCAACGCCGCCGGTCTGAACGACGGCGCCACCATGAGCCTGCTCGCGTCCGAGGACGGCGCGAAGCAGCACGGACTGTCGACGAAGATGCGCATGGTCTCGTTCGCCTTCGCCGGCGTCGAGCCCGAGGTCATGGGCGTCGGCCCGGTCCCCGCGACCGACAAGGCCCTGGCGAAGGCCGGCCTGTCGATCGACGACATCGGCCTGTTCGAGATCAACGAGGCGTTCGCCGTCCAGGTGCTCGCGTTCCTCGACAACTACGGCATCGCCCAGGACTCCCCGAACGTGAACGCCTGGGGCGGCGCGATCGCCGTGGGCCACCCGCTCGCGTCGAGTGGCGTCCGGCTGATGAACCAGCTCGCCGCGCAGTTCGCCGAGCGACCGGACGTCAAGTACGGCATCACCACGATGTGCATCGGGCTCGGCCAGGGCGGCACCGTCATCTGGGAGAACCCGAACCACAGCAAGTCGGCCGAGCGTTCGGCTCGGAAGGGGGCGTGA